Proteins co-encoded in one Amaranthus tricolor cultivar Red isolate AtriRed21 chromosome 7, ASM2621246v1, whole genome shotgun sequence genomic window:
- the LOC130818258 gene encoding uncharacterized protein LOC130818258, whose protein sequence is MAEQPEIIMEEREELMVSSKGGKPTKKIAHFLNPTLSLTHLNPDLPSYSLPNRRRYIKCTFNGWRNPNPSWVSWINRLHSSYKCIWKTAGIYDAILSSRYKIVQNLDLFFDLAERWCCDTNTFVFPWGEATITLEDVMVLGGYSVLGDSASGFVNNNEFTEIEKKLLQTLHGIPRANQEKWMKHFMKLGGESGIEHEAFLSFWLSRFVLPSFPYGTIIERFFKFSILLARGIKIALVPMVLASIYRDLSLIKCAMVNSLKMINTSEAKKIDKDEKFDDLFLITTWAPLQLVQVWAWERFPNFRPEPISIELGEPRLARWNGVNEEDLGNARFLLKSAGDSFEWRPYCKSIDGFCRENEKILIVGDGLDEVKSMISVFRVCELVGMDTIEQYNPHRVARQFGFDQDIPLYVKRAFMGSDIPKRDLVQLAWFSYINPIKDEVLYAPSKSYEPQVTMRYLKWLRQSALTSHAAFDGVVRKKRSSKRRRRCQETNNVFNEIITTIDIDIKPSFLIRTIAANEETMPLGFTDCSCISAGAGPMGYIDKSNVSDYADVPPGFIPKTYEADVPPRNNLDIPPSFLPKSRVATNVGECADVPHGFIPKTDGKTGGAAVKPADVPPGFTPRSNVSSVPPSFELCTSRDNLDFPESTRITNLCAKKIEFVLDSEVMVKKEQLQSTGYTEPLHRLVYDKNLPTSPTNFGSKEMGLLKKAGEISWEHRNESISAEIVQNLDDSSSNMSSREDLKARIRQLETMIKELTETKSGNVFSHV, encoded by the coding sequence ATGGCAGAACAACCAGAGATAATCATGGAAGAAAGGGAAGAATTAATGGTTTCTTCTAAAGGAGGAAAACCCACAAAAAAGATTGCACATTTCTTGAATCCCACTCTAAGTTTAACTCATTTAAACCCTGACTTGCCTTCATATTCTCTTCCAAACAGACGTAGGTACATCAAATGCACTTTTAATGGCTGGAGGAACCCTAATCCTTCATGGGTTTCATGGATTAATAGGCTGCATTCATCATACAAATGTATATGGAAAACGGCAGGAATTTATGATGCAATCCTTTCTTCTAGgtataaaattgttcaaaatctAGACTTGTTCTTTGATTTAGCAGAAAGATGGTGTTGTGATACAAATACCTTTGTTTTTCCTTGGGGGGAAGCTACTATAACATTGGAAGATGTAATGGTTTTAGGTGGGTACTCTGTTTTAGGGGATTCTGCTTCTGGGTTTGTTAATAACAATGAATTTACTGAAATTGAGAAGAAATTGTTGCAAACCCTTCATGGGATTCCAAGAGCTAATCAAGAAAAATGGATGAAACATTTCATGAAATTGGGTGGTGAAAGTGGGATTGAACATGAAGCTTTTCTATCTTTTTGGCTTTCTAGGTTTGTTTTGCCTTCTTTTCCTTATGGTACTATTATTGAAAGATTTTTCAAGTTTTCCATTCTTTTAGCTAGGGGTATTAAAATTGCTCTTGTTCCTATGGTTTTGGCTAGTATATATAGAGACTTGAGTTTGATCAAATGTGCAATGGTGAatagtttaaaaatgattaatactAGTGAAGCAAAGAAAATTGATAAAGATGAAAAGTTTGATGATTTGTTTCTGATAACTACATGGGCACCTTTACAATTGGTTCAAGTTTGGGCTTGGGAAAGGTTCCCTAATTTTCGACCCGAACCGATTTCAATTGAACTTGGTGAGCCTAGATTGGCAAGGTGGAATGGGGTTAATGAGGAAGATTTAGGGAATGCAAGATTTCTTTTGAAATCTGCCGGGGATAGTTTTGAATGGCGCCCTTATTGCAAAAGTATAGATGGTTTTTGTAGAGAAAATGAGAAGATTTTGATTGTTGGTGATGGTTTGGATGAAGTGAAATCTATGATTAGTGTTTTTAGGGTTTGTGAATTGGTTGGTATGGATACAATTGAACAATATAACCCACATAGAGTAGCTAGGCAATTTGGGTTTGATCAAGACATACCCTTGTATGTGAAAAGGGCTTTCATGGGTTCTGATATCCCAAAAAGAGACCTTGTACAATTGGCTTGGTTTAGTTACATCAATCCTATAAAAGATGAAGTTTTGTATGCTCCATCGAAATCGTACGAGCCACAAGTTACAATGAGATACTTGAAATGGCTTCGCCAATCCGCTTTAACTAGTCATGCGGCTTTTGATGGTGTTGTAAGAAAGAAGCGGAGTTCCAAAAGGCGAAGAAGATGTCAAGAGACGAACAATGTTTTTAATGAGATCATAACTACTATTGACATTGATATAAAGCCAAGCTTTCTGATTCGAACAATTGCTGCTAATGAGGAAACGATGCCTCTTGGATTCACGGACTGTTCCTGTATAAGTGCGGGTGCAGGCCCAATGGGCTACATCGATAAAAGCAATGTTAGTGATTATGCGGATGTGCCTCCTGGTTTTATTCCGAAAACATATGAGGCAGACGTGCCCCCTCGAAATAATCTTGATATACCTCCCAGTTTTTTACCTAAATCGAGAGTTGCTACTAATGTTGGTGAATGTGCTGATGTGCCTCATGGGTTTATACCGAAAACAGATGGAAAAACAGGTGGTGCTGCTGTTAAACCGGCTGATGTGCCCCCTGGATTTACTCCAAGGAGCAATGTTAGTAGTGTACCTCCTAGTTTCGAGTTGTGTACTTCGAGGGATAATCTTGATTTTCCTGAATCTACTCGTATAACGAACTTGTGTGCTAAGAAGATCGAATTTGTATTAGATTCCGAAGTCATGGTGAAGAAAGAACAATTACAGTCCACAGGATATACTGAGCCACTGCATAGACTTGTTTATGACAAGAACTTACCAACTTCACCTACCAATTTTGGGTCTAAGGAAATGGGATTATTGAAAAAAGCAGGAGAAATTTCATGGGAGCATAGAAATGAGAGTATATCTGCAGAAATCGTGCAAAATCTCGATgacagtagctcaaacatgagtTCAAGGGAAGATCTGAAAGCTCGAATTAGACAGCTTGAGACAATGATAAAGGAGCTGACAGAAACAAAATCGGGCAACGTTTTCAGTCATGTCTAA
- the LOC130818692 gene encoding probable serine/threonine-protein kinase PBL23, with product MAPISTTIGMIHSHTQQITMSKLKSQKIRLITLYMNHKSILFIIYNSSLGKIFLCCRASFEVIVFGEENDKEIKIPDEEQLNQPEGTTGKSTRRTSNISRKTSNSSRTSYKATYRRSLRASLRASIKELLKNKHKFSFANISFKTDSSKHRYIHDEIAKYGKNITAKTFSYRELCDATKNFTAENLLGEGGFGRVYKGFIDKQVVAVKHLDRNGFQGNREFLVEVLMLSLLNDPHLVNLVGYCAEGPQRVLVYEYMAKGSLEDHLLDLQPTTKPLDWKTRMKIAEGAARGLEYLHEVADPPVIYRDFKASNILLDENFNPKLSDFGLAKLGPTGDETHVSTRVMGTYGYCAPEYACTGQLTTKSDVYSFGVVFLEIITGRRVIDTNRPSEEQNLVLWAQPLFRDKSKFHLMADPLLNGDFPTKNLYQALGIAAMCLQEEASTRPYISDVVTALEYLSANKSVQLEDNKEEEEVEGDEEEDDNKAANRGESDQPGKGVAEEGKQS from the exons ATGGCACCCATTTCAACAACTATTGGGATGATTCATAGTCATACTCAACAAATAACAATGTcaaaacttaaatctcaaaagaTTAGGTTGATTACATTATATATGAATCATAAATCAATCTTATTCATTATCTATAATTCAAG CCTcggaaaaatatttttgtgctGTCGGGCATCCTTTGAAGTGATCGTCTTTGGAG AAGAGAATGACAAAGAGATCAAAATTCCTGACGAAGAACAGCTAAATCAACCGGAAGGAACCACAGGTAAATCTACTAGACGGACATCAAATATCAGCAGAAAGACATCGAATTCCAGTCGAACGTCATATAAAGCAACCTACAGACGATCATTAAGAGCCTCTTTAAGGGCTAGCATCAAGGAACTCCTgaaaaataaacacaaattctcGTTCGCAAATATCTCTTTCAAAACAG ATAGCAGCAAGCACAGATACATTCACGATGAAATAGCCAAATACGGCAAGAACATCACTGCCAAGACTTTTTCATACCGTGAGCTATGTGATGCAACCAAAAACTTTACAGCGGAGAATTTACTCGGTGAAGGTGGTTTCGGTAGGGTTTACAAGGGATTCATAGACAAGCAG GTTGTCGCGGTAAAGCATCTAGATAGGAATGGATTTCAAGGAAACCGAGAATTCCTTGTGGAAGTTTTGATGTTGAGCCTTTTAAACGATCCGCACCTCGTCAATTTAGTGGGATATTGTGCTGAAGGTCCTCAGAGGGTTTTGGTGTACGAGTACATGGCCAAAGGATCCCTTGAAGATCATCTTCTTG ATTTACAACCAACTACGAAGCCATTAGATTGGAAAACGAGGATGAAGATAGCAGAGGGCGCAGCAAGAGGGCTGGAGTACCTCCATGAAGTTGCCGATCCGCCAGTGATTTATAGGGACTTCAAAGCATCAAACATACTGCTTGACGAGAACTTCAACCCAAAGCTATCAGATTTTGGCCTGGCAAAACTAGGTCCCACAGGGGACGAGACCCACGTGAGTACAAGGGTGATGGGGACATATGGGTATTGTGCACCAGAGTACGCATGCACAGGCCAGCTGACGACAAAATCCGATGTCTACAGCTTTGGAGTTGTGTTCCTAGAGATTATCACAGGGAGGAGAGTCATTGACACTAACAGACCAAGTGAAGAACAGAATCTAGTACTTTGG GCACAACCGTTGTTCAGAGACAAGAGTAAGTTCCACTTAATGGCTGACCCTTTGCTCAACGGTGATTTCCCCACCAAGAATCTCTACCAAGCACTAGGAATTGCAGCTATGTGCTTGCAAGAAGAAGCTAGCACGCGTCCTTATATCAGTGACGTTGTCACTGCCCTTGAATATTTATCTGCAAATAAATCAGTTCAGCTGGAGGATaacaaggaagaagaagaagtcgAAGGAGACGAAGAAGAAGATGACAATAAAGCAGCAAACAGGGGAGAGAGTGACCAACCAGGCAAGGGTGTAGCGGAAGAAGGTAAACAAAGCTGA